The window AGACCCCTTTCGAGTAATCAAAGGGAATCCACTGATTGAAGCTAAATTTGAACTAACTCCTATTCAAACAAAATTATTTCTTTTTTTGCTTGCCAAGCTGGATGCCACCAAGAATAACTTTGAGCCAATGATTGTGGTTGTGAAAGATTTTCAAAAGTTCATTGGAGCTAAAGGAGATAGCCTCTACCATCATCTTAAAAAAGAGGTAGAAAAAATGATTGGTAAAAGAGTATATTACAAAGATGATAATGTTGAACTCAATTCAAGTCTTATCAGTGGCTATATGTACTTGGAAAATGAGGGAGCTTTTTTAGTTGAATTTCCGAGTTTATTGAAGCCCTTTTTACTACAACTGAAAGAAAACTTCACCGTAATTGATATTCGCAATATTCTAGGGCTTGATAGTTCTTATGCTATGCGTTTTTATGAAATCTGCAAAGAAAAAGAGCGTTTCAAAAGTTTTGAATATACAGTAGAACACATCAAAGAAATGTTTTCTATTGAAAATAAGTATAAAAATTATTTCGATTTTAAAGTAAAAGTAATTGTTCAGGCTCGTAATGAATTAAAAGAAAATTCTGAATTATATTTTGACTTTGAAGAAATAAAGCAGGGAAAGAAAGTGGTTGCCATCCGTTTTAAGGTTATTAAAAACAAGAAAGACCTACAATTACTCGATGAAGACTTACTTCTAAAGCCACAAAATGCTACAGAAATCTTAATCAATGAGATTTTTGAAGCTGTAAAAACATTTAATGTGAGCCTTCGAACGGTTCAGATTTGGTTTGAAAAATATCCTTTTCTTCAAATCAAGAAAGGAGTTGATTATACGCTCAGCGAGCATAAAAAAGGAAAGATTAAAGATGTCCCTAGTTATTTGCAGAAAATGGTCGCAGTTAGTCAATCAGAAACGCCCACCGATAAGCAAGTAAAAGAACAAAACAAAAAACTTCAGCAGAAAAAAGCAGAGTCTGAATCGAAGGTGATACAAGAAGAATTGGAAAAGAAAAAAAGTAACCTCCTAGGAGAGT of the Emticicia oligotrophica DSM 17448 genome contains:
- a CDS encoding replication initiation protein; this translates as MDQSESSKREQALVAISKDPFRVIKGNPLIEAKFELTPIQTKLFLFLLAKLDATKNNFEPMIVVVKDFQKFIGAKGDSLYHHLKKEVEKMIGKRVYYKDDNVELNSSLISGYMYLENEGAFLVEFPSLLKPFLLQLKENFTVIDIRNILGLDSSYAMRFYEICKEKERFKSFEYTVEHIKEMFSIENKYKNYFDFKVKVIVQARNELKENSELYFDFEEIKQGKKVVAIRFKVIKNKKDLQLLDEDLLLKPQNATEILINEIFEAVKTFNVSLRTVQIWFEKYPFLQIKKGVDYTLSEHKKGKIKDVPSYLQKMVAVSQSETPTDKQVKEQNKKLQQKKAESESKVIQEELEKKKSNLLGEYHIQKKQLAIKLLQDNPEVYANLFNTLSQEGSDNKADILTALALQSYQKETPYDSGSLDEFLFNFQQEGTFQSYIFDKMNERFTDFQNLKKDFLSMAKSFGINEEQIF